In Micromonospora sp. WMMD980, the following are encoded in one genomic region:
- a CDS encoding FAD-binding oxidoreductase: MTGEAHRFWAAVQDRCPGLLPERDAPLLHAGLLRLLDGGDDRAGRLALLRVLGSAYRSFGLRPWHAAAVGHALLPAPGLRWWRAWRLVERTAARLADTPPWWPVEVVDHDRPVDTVAVLTVRPWRRLPHRPGQAIPVHTSRRPGRWRWLSPAGVPRPDGTLEFHVRAVPAGSVSGSLVHEVRPGELLHLGAPADTGLELTDGSDELLLVAGGTGLAPLRALVEQVAAAPAGRPVTLIVGARTFADLHDAITLDKLQQAHAWLRIVPAFSDDPEAEPAEQGTAVALATYHHRPGQHVHVCGPPAMLAAARRWLTIAGVPADRLHLPVIGNR, from the coding sequence GTGACCGGCGAGGCGCACCGGTTCTGGGCGGCGGTGCAGGACCGCTGCCCGGGGCTGCTGCCGGAACGCGACGCGCCGCTGTTGCACGCCGGCCTGCTGCGGCTGCTCGACGGCGGCGACGACCGCGCCGGGCGGTTGGCGTTGCTGCGGGTGCTCGGGTCCGCGTACCGAAGCTTCGGCCTGCGGCCGTGGCACGCGGCGGCGGTCGGCCACGCCCTGCTGCCCGCGCCCGGCCTGCGCTGGTGGCGGGCCTGGCGGCTGGTCGAGCGCACCGCCGCCCGCCTCGCCGACACGCCGCCGTGGTGGCCGGTCGAGGTCGTCGACCACGACCGGCCCGTCGACACCGTCGCCGTCCTGACGGTACGCCCCTGGCGGCGGCTGCCCCACCGGCCCGGTCAGGCGATCCCGGTGCACACGTCGCGCCGGCCGGGGCGCTGGCGGTGGCTGTCCCCGGCCGGCGTGCCGCGCCCGGACGGCACGCTGGAGTTCCACGTCCGGGCCGTGCCCGCCGGGTCCGTCTCCGGCAGCCTCGTGCACGAGGTACGCCCCGGCGAGTTGCTGCACCTCGGCGCGCCCGCCGACACCGGCCTGGAGTTGACCGATGGTTCCGACGAGCTGCTGCTGGTGGCCGGCGGAACCGGGCTGGCGCCGCTGCGCGCCCTGGTGGAGCAGGTCGCCGCCGCGCCGGCCGGGCGGCCGGTCACGCTGATCGTCGGCGCGCGCACGTTCGCCGACCTGCACGACGCGATCACCCTGGACAAGCTCCAACAGGCGCACGCCTGGCTGCGCATCGTGCCGGCGTTCTCCGACGACCCGGAGGCCGAACCGGCCGAGCAGGGGACCGCTGTCGCCCTGGCCACCTACCACCACCGGCCCGGGCAGCACGTGCACGTGTGCGGCCCACCCGCCATGCTCGCCGCCGCCCGCCGCTGGCTCACGATCGCCGGGGTGCCCGCCGACCGGCTGCACCTGCCGGTGATCGGGAACCGGTGA
- a CDS encoding DivIVA domain-containing protein → MIRVTARRLLPYHVRSAVFDRRWRGLDPGQVRDHLDRVADELDRLSRELTTARSETERARQVLRRWQSRHRRCRDPDAPEHR, encoded by the coding sequence ATGATCCGCGTGACCGCGAGACGGCTGCTTCCGTACCACGTCAGGTCTGCGGTCTTCGATCGGCGCTGGCGCGGCCTGGACCCCGGTCAGGTGCGCGACCACCTCGACCGGGTGGCGGACGAACTCGACCGCCTGAGCCGCGAGCTGACCACCGCGAGATCCGAGACCGAACGGGCGCGTCAGGTGCTCCGGCGGTGGCAGTCCCGGCACCGCCGCTGCCGTGACCCGGACGCCCCGGAGCACCGATGA
- a CDS encoding IS3 family transposase translates to MTPAWGIAGACRLTGVSRATLYRHRVPPLISRPRTARRPPPSALSEAEREQVLQLLNRPEYQDLAPAQVWARELDEGRWWCSESTMYRILRAAGQSGERRSQASHPARTKPELVADAANQVWSWDITKLRGPQKGVWFHLYTVIDIWSRYVVGHLVAAHEDGQLAEALIADAAARERVDADQLTVHADRGAAMTSKTVTQLLTDLKIGRSHSRPKTSNDNPYIEASFKTLKYDPTFPERFGSIQHARQHCEAFYTYYNHEHRHSGVGLHTPASVHHGTAGQIREQRQQTLDAAWAAHPQRFGRRRPRPPRLPDRAWINKPDNSDPEQTTASPVPNQPAAQS, encoded by the coding sequence CTGACCCCGGCGTGGGGCATCGCCGGGGCCTGCCGGCTGACCGGTGTTTCCCGCGCGACGCTCTACCGGCACCGCGTACCACCGCTAATCTCACGGCCGCGGACCGCGCGCAGGCCACCGCCGTCGGCGTTGTCCGAGGCGGAACGTGAGCAGGTGCTGCAACTGCTAAACCGGCCCGAGTACCAAGATCTGGCGCCGGCGCAGGTGTGGGCCCGCGAGCTCGACGAGGGCCGCTGGTGGTGCTCGGAGTCCACGATGTACCGGATCTTGCGGGCTGCCGGGCAGAGCGGCGAACGCCGCAGCCAGGCCAGCCATCCGGCCCGCACCAAACCCGAACTCGTGGCCGACGCGGCGAACCAGGTCTGGTCCTGGGACATCACCAAGCTGCGCGGCCCGCAGAAGGGCGTCTGGTTCCACCTCTACACCGTGATCGACATCTGGTCCCGTTACGTCGTCGGGCACCTGGTCGCCGCGCACGAGGACGGCCAGCTCGCCGAGGCGCTGATCGCTGACGCGGCCGCCCGCGAACGCGTCGATGCCGATCAGTTGACCGTGCACGCCGACCGTGGCGCCGCGATGACCAGCAAGACCGTCACCCAGCTGCTGACCGATCTGAAGATCGGCCGTAGCCACAGCCGTCCGAAGACATCGAACGACAATCCGTACATCGAGGCGAGCTTCAAGACGTTGAAGTACGACCCGACGTTTCCCGAGCGGTTCGGGTCGATCCAGCACGCCCGGCAGCACTGCGAGGCGTTCTACACCTACTACAACCACGAGCACCGGCACTCCGGGGTCGGCCTGCACACCCCGGCATCGGTGCATCACGGCACCGCCGGGCAGATCCGTGAACAGCGGCAACAGACCCTCGACGCGGCCTGGGCAGCGCACCCGCAACGGTTCGGCCGCCGCCGTCCACGCCCGCCCCGCCTCCCGGACCGGGCATGGATCAACAAACCCGACAACAGCGACCCCGAACAGACCACCGCCTCGCCCGTGCCCAACCAACCAGCAGCACAAAGCTAA
- a CDS encoding DUF397 domain-containing protein, which produces MWRKSSRSGGEGNCVEVAGFADSVGVRDTKDRQGPALSFAPASWTRFVAATRTGRFDHPA; this is translated from the coding sequence ATGTGGCGCAAGTCGTCCCGATCCGGCGGCGAGGGCAACTGCGTCGAGGTGGCGGGCTTCGCCGACTCGGTGGGAGTGCGGGACACCAAGGATCGGCAGGGACCGGCGCTGAGCTTCGCACCGGCGAGCTGGACCCGGTTCGTCGCGGCCACCCGCACCGGCCGCTTCGACCACCCGGCCTGA
- a CDS encoding DUF397 domain-containing protein — translation MWRKSSRSGGNGDCVEVAGFADSVAVRDTKDRQGPALSFAPANWTRFVAATRTGRFDNRP, via the coding sequence ATGTGGCGCAAGTCGTCCCGATCCGGCGGCAACGGCGACTGCGTGGAGGTGGCGGGCTTCGCCGACTCGGTGGCAGTGCGCGACACCAAGGACCGGCAGGGACCGGCGCTGAGCTTCGCACCGGCGAACTGGACCCGGTTCGTCGCGGCCACCCGCACCGGCCGCTTCGACAACCGGCCGTGA
- a CDS encoding AAA family ATPase: protein MSSRFVVVTGGPGAGKTTLVDALRRAGHACVAEAGRQIIQDQTAIGGRATHTRDSRLFAEVMLSWEIRSYRQAGRHPGVVFFDRGIPDLVGYHLLLGLPVPEHVTAAARLFRYHRRVFIAPPWPQIYTADGERQQDFAEAVRTHDAMVAAYTGLGYELCTLPRADVAARLDFVRRWCPAPA, encoded by the coding sequence ATGAGCAGCCGGTTCGTGGTGGTCACCGGTGGCCCCGGCGCAGGTAAGACCACGCTCGTCGACGCACTGCGCCGTGCCGGTCACGCCTGCGTGGCGGAAGCGGGCCGGCAGATCATCCAGGACCAGACGGCGATCGGTGGTCGGGCGACGCACACCCGGGACTCGCGGCTGTTCGCCGAGGTCATGCTGAGTTGGGAGATCCGCTCCTACCGCCAGGCCGGCCGGCACCCCGGGGTCGTCTTCTTCGACCGGGGAATCCCGGACCTGGTCGGCTATCACCTCCTGCTCGGCCTGCCCGTGCCGGAGCATGTGACGGCCGCGGCGCGATTGTTCCGCTATCACCGGCGGGTGTTCATCGCCCCGCCCTGGCCGCAGATCTACACCGCCGACGGCGAGCGGCAGCAGGACTTCGCGGAGGCCGTGCGCACCCACGACGCGATGGTCGCCGCCTACACCGGACTCGGCTACGAACTCTGCACGCTGCCGCGCGCCGACGTCGCCGCTCGCCTCGACTTCGTCCGACGGTGGTGCCCAGCACCTGCTTGA
- a CDS encoding MFS transporter: protein MYLSTVSRPTADPPAAARPRRRLTGVGGTVLALGTVSLITDVSAEMVTAVLPLYLVLGLNLGPLAFGVLDGVHTGATAVLRVVGGFVADRFRRRKLVAGAGYALSAVAKLGLLLAGRSVPAIGAVIAVDRLGKGVRTAPRDALITLATPPEALGRAFGVHRTMDSVGAFLGPLVALAVLLAVGPNYDAVFVTSFCVAALAVVVLVLFVRERPAPVAAAGGADDRRVTVREAAALLRDTSTRRLVVAAALLGLATIGDGFVYLLLQRREDIGLRWFPLLAVGTSLAYLLLAGPLGALADRVGRLPVVAGGYVALGLTYLLLAGPVHGWALLVLTLTLYGAFYAATDGVLIALAGPVLPARVRTTGIALVQTGQALAYLLSSVLFGLAWQVWGPRPASVAAAVAVTVTLLASVFLLAPRQRTAR from the coding sequence GTGTACCTGTCGACCGTGTCCCGGCCGACGGCCGACCCGCCGGCCGCCGCCCGGCCGCGCCGCCGCCTCACCGGGGTCGGCGGCACCGTGCTGGCGCTCGGCACGGTCAGCCTGATCACCGACGTGTCCGCCGAGATGGTCACCGCGGTGCTGCCGCTCTATCTGGTGCTCGGGCTGAACCTCGGCCCGCTCGCGTTCGGCGTCCTCGACGGCGTCCACACCGGGGCTACCGCAGTGCTGCGGGTCGTCGGCGGGTTCGTGGCCGACCGGTTCCGCCGGCGCAAGCTGGTCGCCGGCGCCGGCTACGCGCTCTCCGCGGTGGCCAAGCTCGGGCTGCTGCTCGCCGGCCGGTCGGTGCCGGCGATCGGCGCGGTGATCGCCGTGGACCGGCTCGGCAAGGGCGTGCGCACCGCGCCTCGCGACGCGCTGATCACACTCGCCACGCCGCCCGAGGCGCTCGGCCGGGCGTTCGGGGTGCACCGGACCATGGACAGCGTCGGGGCGTTCCTCGGGCCGCTTGTCGCGCTCGCGGTGCTGCTCGCCGTCGGGCCGAACTACGACGCGGTCTTCGTCACCAGCTTCTGCGTGGCCGCGCTCGCCGTCGTCGTGCTGGTGCTCTTCGTGCGGGAACGGCCCGCGCCGGTCGCTGCGGCCGGCGGTGCGGACGACCGCCGGGTCACCGTCCGGGAGGCCGCCGCCCTGCTCCGGGACACGTCGACGCGCCGCCTGGTGGTCGCCGCCGCGCTGCTCGGGCTCGCCACCATCGGCGACGGCTTCGTCTACCTGCTGCTGCAACGACGCGAGGACATCGGCCTGCGCTGGTTCCCGCTGCTCGCGGTCGGCACCAGCCTGGCGTACCTGCTGCTGGCCGGCCCGCTCGGCGCGCTGGCCGACCGGGTCGGCCGGCTGCCCGTGGTGGCCGGCGGCTACGTCGCGCTCGGCCTGACCTACCTGCTGCTGGCCGGGCCGGTGCACGGTTGGGCGCTGCTCGTGCTGACGTTGACGCTGTACGGCGCGTTCTACGCGGCCACCGACGGGGTGCTGATCGCGCTCGCCGGTCCGGTGCTGCCGGCGCGGGTACGCACCACCGGCATCGCGCTCGTGCAGACCGGCCAGGCGCTGGCGTACCTGCTCTCCTCGGTCCTGTTCGGCCTGGCCTGGCAGGTGTGGGGCCCGCGCCCGGCGAGCGTCGCCGCCGCCGTGGCCGTGACCGTCACGCTGCTGGCCAGCGTGTTCCTGCTCGCTCCCCGGCAAAGGACGGCCCGATGA
- a CDS encoding DNRLRE domain-containing protein, whose amino-acid sequence MGIRLPRPPVTLSAAAVLVAASAAAVLTGSGAASAASATFTPVADTYVQSDTAGTNYGTATQIVVDTSPTRRMFLRFTVSGVSGTVTSAKLRLRTISGNNGSDVGGTVRAMSSTSWSETGTTWNNQPAVDGATLGSIGSVGASTWYEVDVTAAVTGNGTVSFGATSTSSDGAYYSARESGGNAPQLVVTTGSTAPSGDPVLVGAGDISDSGSGDSATAALLDGISGTVFTIGDNVYDSGTASQFSSYYAPTWGRHKARTRPSPGNHDYNTSGASGYYNYFGSQAGPSGRGYYSYDLGNWHIVSLNSNVSMSAGSTQEQWLRSDLAASTKPCTLAYWHHPLYTSSSNHAPSTGTRPLYQALYDHNADVVVWGHNHVYERFAPMNANGSLDTSRGLRSFVAGMGGAGHYSFGTIQPHSEARNSSAYGVLKFTLHANTYDWQFVPVAGQTYGDTGTGTCH is encoded by the coding sequence ATGGGCATTCGACTCCCCCGGCCGCCGGTCACCCTGAGCGCGGCTGCCGTGCTGGTCGCCGCCAGCGCCGCCGCCGTCCTCACCGGCTCGGGCGCCGCCTCGGCGGCGAGCGCCACGTTCACCCCGGTCGCCGACACGTACGTGCAGAGCGACACGGCCGGCACCAACTACGGCACCGCCACGCAGATCGTGGTGGACACCTCCCCCACCCGCCGGATGTTCCTGCGGTTCACGGTCAGCGGCGTCAGCGGCACGGTCACCAGCGCCAAGCTGCGGCTGCGCACGATCAGCGGCAACAACGGCAGCGACGTCGGCGGCACCGTGCGGGCGATGTCCAGCACGAGCTGGTCGGAGACCGGCACCACCTGGAACAACCAGCCGGCCGTCGACGGCGCCACCCTCGGCTCGATCGGGTCGGTCGGAGCGAGCACCTGGTACGAGGTGGACGTCACCGCGGCGGTCACCGGCAACGGCACGGTCAGCTTCGGCGCGACGTCCACCAGCAGCGACGGCGCCTACTACTCCGCCCGGGAGAGCGGCGGCAACGCCCCGCAACTGGTGGTCACCACCGGCAGCACCGCGCCGTCCGGCGACCCGGTGCTGGTGGGCGCCGGTGACATCAGCGACTCCGGCTCCGGCGACAGCGCCACCGCCGCGCTGCTCGACGGCATCTCCGGCACGGTGTTCACCATCGGCGACAACGTCTACGACAGCGGCACCGCGTCGCAGTTCAGCAGCTACTACGCGCCCACCTGGGGTCGGCACAAGGCCCGCACCCGCCCGTCGCCGGGCAACCACGACTACAACACCTCCGGCGCGAGCGGCTACTACAACTACTTCGGCAGCCAGGCCGGGCCGAGCGGGCGCGGCTACTACTCCTACGACCTGGGCAACTGGCACATCGTGTCGTTGAACTCCAACGTCAGCATGTCCGCCGGGTCGACGCAGGAGCAGTGGCTGCGCTCGGACCTGGCGGCCAGCACCAAGCCGTGCACGCTTGCCTACTGGCACCACCCGCTCTACACGTCCAGCTCCAACCACGCGCCGTCGACCGGCACCCGACCGCTCTACCAGGCGCTCTACGACCACAACGCGGACGTCGTGGTCTGGGGGCACAACCACGTGTACGAGCGGTTCGCGCCGATGAACGCCAACGGCAGCCTGGACACCAGTCGGGGGCTGCGCAGCTTCGTCGCCGGGATGGGCGGGGCCGGCCACTACAGCTTCGGCACCATCCAGCCCCACAGCGAGGCGCGCAACAGCAGCGCGTACGGGGTCTTGAAGTTCACCCTGCACGCCAACACCTACGACTGGCAGTTCGTGCCGGTGGCGGGGCAGACCTACGGCGACACCGGCACCGGCACCTGCCACTGA
- a CDS encoding HAD family hydrolase: MIGAVFFDIGGTILDETREFADWADWLGVPRHTFSAVFGAVIARGQDWQESFRTFRPDFDLATELERRAAAGRPEAFGEEDLHPDARACLAALKAQGLRVGLAGNQPAHAEASLRALDLPVDVIGTSHGWGVAKPAPEFFDRVVRQGGGDPSTILYVGDRPDNDARPAMAAGMPACLIRRGPWGHILDLPEVAARCLFRIGSLDELPTLVAAHNAAER, from the coding sequence GTGATCGGGGCGGTCTTCTTCGACATCGGCGGGACGATCCTCGACGAGACCCGCGAGTTCGCCGACTGGGCGGACTGGTTGGGCGTGCCCCGGCACACCTTCTCGGCGGTCTTCGGCGCGGTCATCGCCCGAGGGCAGGACTGGCAGGAGTCGTTCCGCACGTTCCGGCCCGACTTCGACCTCGCGACCGAACTGGAGCGCCGGGCCGCCGCCGGCCGGCCGGAGGCGTTCGGCGAGGAGGACCTCCATCCCGACGCCCGGGCGTGCCTGGCCGCCCTGAAGGCACAGGGCCTGCGCGTCGGCCTGGCCGGGAACCAACCGGCGCACGCCGAGGCGAGCCTGCGCGCGCTCGACCTGCCGGTCGACGTGATCGGCACCTCGCACGGGTGGGGGGTGGCGAAGCCGGCGCCGGAGTTCTTCGACCGGGTCGTCCGGCAAGGCGGCGGCGACCCGTCCACGATCCTGTACGTGGGCGACCGGCCCGACAACGACGCCCGCCCGGCCATGGCGGCGGGGATGCCGGCGTGCCTGATCCGCCGCGGCCCGTGGGGCCACATCCTCGACCTGCCCGAGGTGGCCGCGCGTTGCCTGTTCCGGATCGGGTCGCTGGACGAACTTCCGACCCTGGTCGCCGCGCACAACGCGGCCGAACGCTAG
- the coaD gene encoding pantetheine-phosphate adenylyltransferase, whose protein sequence is MGSDDRVRAVYPGSFDPFTPGHLDVVDRARGLFDEVVVLVAVNGDKQPVADEEERATAVRAVVPADWTTVTVAAWRGLTADYCRRHDVAVIVRGVRNTTDLQAEHRLAAMNQSLGVATVFLPARSELAGVSSTVARAAGG, encoded by the coding sequence ATGGGCAGCGACGATCGGGTGCGCGCGGTCTATCCCGGCAGCTTCGACCCGTTCACGCCCGGGCACCTGGACGTGGTGGACCGGGCCCGCGGCCTGTTCGACGAGGTGGTCGTGCTCGTCGCGGTGAACGGCGACAAGCAGCCGGTTGCCGACGAGGAGGAGCGGGCGACCGCCGTCCGCGCCGTCGTGCCGGCCGACTGGACCACCGTCACGGTCGCGGCCTGGCGGGGGCTCACCGCCGACTACTGCCGTCGCCACGACGTCGCGGTGATCGTCCGGGGCGTGCGGAACACCACGGATCTCCAGGCCGAGCACCGGCTCGCCGCGATGAACCAGTCGCTGGGTGTCGCCACGGTCTTCCTGCCTGCCCGGTCCGAACTGGCCGGCGTGTCGTCGACGGTGGCGCGGGCGGCCGGTGGATGA
- a CDS encoding trypsin-like serine protease produces the protein MLGEWMGRNQPNEYAGMWLDQDNGGVLHIATTRPESANAVIASLRDKTNVRTDKVRWSMKDLRATEERIDKKLNPSFDRHTAEINVDVRSNAVMVYQRDGAAETTRRSGGQNVARTQGVAQRETVLRPNAAVSAAAAAQQGRAVVKQLLEPGVEKGGPAANDGCDPRDCAWPMRGGMRLNTSRNQAAPVYPNGENMNAWWGQCSNGFNVTDSRNWHYVMTAGHCTVGPYKSGIGFTKSKSGTPISYEVYNFENANVNGSRVYPYDYALMPYRSEGGTNWYDYWPGGVPKNRVVSWCYWTESTWQGCQDGSYSITGYYSYPQVVDGWVVCETGSGDAGSDSGYHTNLGYVPGTRCGSITQHYGGGLEANICARSGDSGGPLFSEVDNKPYGILSYGKDASGACGSPGSEWNRYTPIDKILSHVRNQTISLEGIDYGFKLKTVS, from the coding sequence CAATGGGGGTGTGCTGCACATCGCGACCACCCGGCCGGAATCCGCCAACGCCGTGATCGCCTCGCTTCGTGACAAGACCAACGTGCGCACCGACAAGGTCCGGTGGTCGATGAAGGACCTGCGTGCCACCGAGGAGCGAATCGACAAGAAGCTCAACCCGAGCTTCGACCGGCACACGGCGGAGATTAACGTCGATGTCCGATCGAACGCCGTCATGGTCTACCAGCGAGACGGCGCCGCAGAAACCACCCGGCGCTCGGGCGGGCAGAACGTCGCCCGGACGCAGGGTGTCGCGCAGCGCGAGACCGTGCTTAGGCCGAACGCGGCGGTGAGTGCAGCAGCCGCCGCCCAGCAGGGCCGTGCCGTGGTCAAGCAGCTCCTGGAGCCGGGCGTCGAGAAGGGCGGGCCCGCCGCGAACGACGGGTGTGACCCGCGCGACTGTGCCTGGCCGATGCGCGGGGGCATGCGGCTTAACACCAGCCGGAACCAGGCCGCCCCGGTCTACCCCAACGGCGAGAACATGAACGCCTGGTGGGGCCAGTGCAGCAACGGCTTCAACGTCACCGACTCGCGCAACTGGCACTACGTCATGACGGCGGGGCACTGCACGGTCGGCCCGTACAAGAGCGGGATCGGCTTCACCAAGTCCAAGTCCGGCACGCCCATCAGCTACGAGGTCTACAACTTCGAGAACGCCAACGTCAACGGCTCGCGGGTCTATCCGTACGATTACGCGCTCATGCCATACCGTTCCGAAGGCGGGACCAACTGGTACGACTACTGGCCGGGTGGCGTGCCAAAGAATCGGGTAGTGTCCTGGTGCTACTGGACTGAGTCGACCTGGCAGGGCTGCCAGGACGGCAGCTACTCGATCACCGGCTACTATTCCTATCCACAGGTTGTCGACGGTTGGGTGGTATGCGAGACAGGCAGCGGAGATGCCGGCTCGGACTCCGGTTACCACACCAATCTCGGCTACGTTCCTGGCACCCGATGCGGGAGCATCACACAGCACTACGGCGGCGGCCTCGAGGCGAACATCTGCGCCCGCTCCGGTGACAGCGGCGGTCCGCTGTTCAGCGAGGTCGACAACAAGCCGTACGGCATCCTGTCGTACGGCAAGGACGCGAGCGGCGCCTGTGGCAGTCCCGGCTCTGAATGGAACCGCTACACGCCGATCGACAAGATCCTGTCCCACGTCCGCAACCAGACCATCAGCCTCGAAGGTATCGACTACGGTTTCAAGCTGAAGACTGTTTCCTGA